One window of the Diospyros lotus cultivar Yz01 chromosome 12, ASM1463336v1, whole genome shotgun sequence genome contains the following:
- the LOC127787124 gene encoding zinc finger CCCH domain-containing protein 12-like isoform X3 encodes MKRNSLPTLSLTVTASPLPWASLIAKLTHSSYQSFCGNSKYVKKLSFWVMFVMDYGRETGFSPSNVVQILTGPQSNNDVPENWDSGVADQGVWATEDDYCTWNREASVDTTSNSNYDGRQSQTRSGSEPPNKKSRNSQVSDSRSKAIGKMFFKTKRCCKFRAGTCPYITNCNFAHSTEELRSPPSNWQEIVAACEDERAVSSEQRVAFQIPTLESSAFVGETPRSYKGRHCKKFYTEEGCPYGDNCTFLHDEQSKARESVAISLGPGSGREYAGNANGSNVKPSNWKTRICNKWELTGYCPFGSKCHFAHGAQGAMLAVLTAVASIDSES; translated from the exons ATGAAGCGCAACTCTCTCCCGACTCTCTCCCTCACCGTCACCGCTTCTCCTCTCCCCTGGGCATCATTGATTGCGAAGTTAACTCACTCTTCCTACCAATCTTTTTGTGGGAACAGTAAATATG TTAAAAAGCTTAGCTTCTGGGTTATGTTTGTAATGGATTACGGCCGCGAAACTGGGTTTTCTCCAAGCAATGTTGTTCAAATACTTACTGGACCCCAAAGCAATAATGATGTTCCTGAGAATTGGGATTCAGGGGTGGCTGACCAGGGAGTTTGGGCAACTGAAGATGATTATTGTACATGGAATAGAGAAGCTTCTGTTGATACTACTTCTAATTCCAATTATGATGGAAGGCAATCGCAAACTCGGTCTGGAAGTGAACCACCGAATAAGAAGTCAAGAAACTCCCAAGTAAGTGATAGTCGATCAAAGGCAATTGGAAAGATGTTTTTCAAAACCAAACGTTGCTGCAAATTCCGAGCTGGAACTTGCCCATATATCACCAACTGCAATTTTGCGCATAGTACTGAAGAACTTAGAAGCCCACCTTCCAATTGGCAAGAAATCGTGGCAGCCTGCGAGGATGAACGAGCTGTATCATCTGAGCAGAGGGTGGCATTCCAGATTCCAACACTTGAGTCCTCTGCTTTTGTTGGGGAGACTCCGAGGTCATATAAAGGTCGACATTGCAAGAAATTTTATACTGAAGAGGGCTGCCCATATGGAGATAACTGCACTTTTCTTCACGATGAGCAATCAAAAGCTCGAGAGAGTGTGGCAATAAGTTTGGGTCCTGGAAGTGGTCGTGAATATGCGGGCAATGCCAATGGATCTAATGTGAAACCTTCCAATTGGAAAACCAGGATTTGCAACAAGTGGGAGTTAACAGGGTACTGCCCATTTGGAAGCAAATGTCATTTTGCTCATGGGGCTCAAG
- the LOC127787124 gene encoding zinc finger CCCH domain-containing protein 12-like isoform X2, whose amino-acid sequence MKRNSLPTLSLTVTASPLPWASLIAKLTHSSYQSFCGNSKYVKKLSFWVMFVMDYGRETGFSPSNVVQILTGPQSNNDVPENWDSGVADQGVWATEDDYCTWNREASVDTTSNSNYDGRQSQTRSGSEPPNKKSRNSQVSDSRSKAIGKMFFKTKRCCKFRAGTCPYITNCNFAHSTEELRSPPSNWQEIVAACEDERAVSSEQRVAFQIPTLESSAFVGETPRSYKGRHCKKFYTEEGCPYGDNCTFLHDEQSKARESVAISLGPGSGREYAGNANGSNVKPSNWKTRICNKWELTGYCPFGSKCHFAHGAQGHFGQTLAFLYPPTRCCLARVASLWWGTCRGRLSRFCFCSSGGKAGGYHF is encoded by the exons ATGAAGCGCAACTCTCTCCCGACTCTCTCCCTCACCGTCACCGCTTCTCCTCTCCCCTGGGCATCATTGATTGCGAAGTTAACTCACTCTTCCTACCAATCTTTTTGTGGGAACAGTAAATATG TTAAAAAGCTTAGCTTCTGGGTTATGTTTGTAATGGATTACGGCCGCGAAACTGGGTTTTCTCCAAGCAATGTTGTTCAAATACTTACTGGACCCCAAAGCAATAATGATGTTCCTGAGAATTGGGATTCAGGGGTGGCTGACCAGGGAGTTTGGGCAACTGAAGATGATTATTGTACATGGAATAGAGAAGCTTCTGTTGATACTACTTCTAATTCCAATTATGATGGAAGGCAATCGCAAACTCGGTCTGGAAGTGAACCACCGAATAAGAAGTCAAGAAACTCCCAAGTAAGTGATAGTCGATCAAAGGCAATTGGAAAGATGTTTTTCAAAACCAAACGTTGCTGCAAATTCCGAGCTGGAACTTGCCCATATATCACCAACTGCAATTTTGCGCATAGTACTGAAGAACTTAGAAGCCCACCTTCCAATTGGCAAGAAATCGTGGCAGCCTGCGAGGATGAACGAGCTGTATCATCTGAGCAGAGGGTGGCATTCCAGATTCCAACACTTGAGTCCTCTGCTTTTGTTGGGGAGACTCCGAGGTCATATAAAGGTCGACATTGCAAGAAATTTTATACTGAAGAGGGCTGCCCATATGGAGATAACTGCACTTTTCTTCACGATGAGCAATCAAAAGCTCGAGAGAGTGTGGCAATAAGTTTGGGTCCTGGAAGTGGTCGTGAATATGCGGGCAATGCCAATGGATCTAATGTGAAACCTTCCAATTGGAAAACCAGGATTTGCAACAAGTGGGAGTTAACAGGGTACTGCCCATTTGGAAGCAAATGTCATTTTGCTCATGGGGCTCAAG gacattttggacaaacTTTGGCATTCCTATACCCTCCAACAAGGTGTTGTTTAGCTCG